The nucleotide window GGCAGTCGCCAACCTTCCGAATTCGATTGCCGAACGCCAGAAAAAGCGGGCGCTGGAGATGCTTCGTGAGCATGGGTTGCGAGCGAATATCGCCACCAAGGAGGCTCGTTCGCGAGGCAAGGGAACCGTGCTCTTTTTAACCGCGGAGTACGAAAATGTGGTCGCCGGTTTTTCACGGCTGGGCGAAAAAGGCAAGGCGGCTGAGATCGTGGCCGAGGAAGCCTGCCAGGACATGATCGATTTCAACGGCAAGAACGTCGCCATCGGACATAACCTGGCCGACCAGATTTTGCCCTACCTGGCACTGACCCGTAATAAGTTCGTGCTCAATGTATCCAACCTGACCACACATCTTCTGACGAACCTGTGGGTTATCTCACGTTTTCTGGATGTGCAGATCGATATCAAGGGTCCCCGCGACCTTCCGGGCATTATTACGGTCGAGCCAAAAAGTTGATTTTTCCGAAGATTTGAGCTAACCTCGGAGCCCCAAAGCCGTATGACTGCTATCATTTATCGATGAGGCGGCTATGACTGAACTTGCCAGAAAAGTTATCGCTGAGGAAGAAAGCGTTTTAAAAAGCATCTTCCGCATGGGTATTCCCTCTGCAATCGGATTTTTTGCCGCTAATATGTATGATTTCATCGACGCTCTCTGGCTGGCACGGCTGGGCGCTTCCCATGTCGCCGCGGTTACGATCTTTTTCGGGTTTTACTGGGTTATCTCGTCTTTTAACCAGCTGGCCGGCACCGGTTCCGTTTCCATAATTTCTCAAAATTACGGTAACGACGACCACGCCCGCGCGGTTGCCGCAATCAAGGAAACGTATATCCTGAAATGGATCATCGCGATCGTCTTCGGCCTGGCCGGGCTCTTCTTTCTCGAAGATGTGATGCGATTTTTGGGAGCGGCTGATGAGCCGATCGGTGAGGAGGGTCAGTCGGTTCTGAGCCTGTCGATGCAGTATGGCACAATTCAGCTGATCGGGCTCGGTTTCTCGATGTGCGCCTTCACTAATTATACTGCCCTGCGGGGAGTCGGTAACCCGCGCATGGCGATGCTTCTGATGATCGCTTCGGTAGTTTTGAACATCATTCTCGACCCGTTCTTGATTTTCGGCTGGTGGATTTTTCCCAAACTGGGCATAGTCGGAGCCGCGCTGGCCTCGTTGATCGCGCATACCGCGTCCTTTATCGCCGGGCTGGTACTGTTTTTCTCGGGAATCGCCAATGTGCGCATGAAATTTAGAGGCGACAGCCCGGTCAGGTTGAAATCGATCTGGAAAATCGTCCGGATCGGCGCACCGGCCGGTCTAAATGCTGTCTCGTTTTCGCTCAGCCGTTCGATCGTGCTCCGTTTCGTGGCGATCACTTCGGCCGAAGCTGTGGCCGCCTACGGTATCGGCATGAAGATTTCAGCTCTTTCGATCATGATTATAGTCGGTCTTGGTTTGGGACTGGCGGCATTGATCGGCCAGCTTCTGGGCGCGGAAAAGCCACAACGAGCCAGGCAGACAGCCTACCAGGCGATGCTGGTAGCGCTTGTGATCACTATCCTGATAGCCTTGATCACGATCGTCTTCGCCCGGCCGATCATGCACATCTTCTTCAAACCCTCACAGGGAGTAGCCGAAACGCAGGTGATCGAAATCGGCGTCACGCTTTTGCGCATCATCTCGCTGAGCCTGCCGGCGATCGGGATGTATATCATTATGGAAATGGTTTTTACGGGCGCCGGTAATAATGTCCCGCCGATGGTGTTCGGTATGATAATGGGCTGGGTGATCGAGATCCCCTTGATCCTGATCGCTATCTACGTGCTCGAAGCGGGTCATGTCGGGATTTGGTGGGCGGTCACGATTTCCGCTGTAGCCGGCTCACTTCTGACATTCTGGTGGTTCTCCAGGGGAAACTGGCTGAAAACCAGGGTCAAGGGCGACTGAATGAACTGACAATTGTATCAGTCGAACAAGTCCGGAATAGCTTACAGGCCGAACTCCTCTGTGAGCGCCTTCTCGGCATCCTCAACCTGATCGGTAAACAGAACGCAGGTAATCGATGAGAGCGAAGTCGAGATCGCCTGGATATTGATTCCCTTTTTGGAAAGTGAGCCAAAGATACGACCGGCTGAGCCGGGCTGGCTGGAAAGCA belongs to Candidatus Zixiibacteriota bacterium and includes:
- a CDS encoding MATE family efflux transporter, whose product is MTELARKVIAEEESVLKSIFRMGIPSAIGFFAANMYDFIDALWLARLGASHVAAVTIFFGFYWVISSFNQLAGTGSVSIISQNYGNDDHARAVAAIKETYILKWIIAIVFGLAGLFFLEDVMRFLGAADEPIGEEGQSVLSLSMQYGTIQLIGLGFSMCAFTNYTALRGVGNPRMAMLLMIASVVLNIILDPFLIFGWWIFPKLGIVGAALASLIAHTASFIAGLVLFFSGIANVRMKFRGDSPVRLKSIWKIVRIGAPAGLNAVSFSLSRSIVLRFVAITSAEAVAAYGIGMKISALSIMIIVGLGLGLAALIGQLLGAEKPQRARQTAYQAMLVALVITILIALITIVFARPIMHIFFKPSQGVAETQVIEIGVTLLRIISLSLPAIGMYIIMEMVFTGAGNNVPPMVFGMIMGWVIEIPLILIAIYVLEAGHVGIWWAVTISAVAGSLLTFWWFSRGNWLKTRVKGD